The Phocoena phocoena chromosome 4, mPhoPho1.1, whole genome shotgun sequence genome contains a region encoding:
- the LCA5L gene encoding lebercilin-like protein, whose amino-acid sequence MSLADLTETNLDGHFPSVALENGRRSAKCQSSSPGFPRNSNDSDKSVDYSRSQCSCRSSSSHYDYSEDFLSECSETTAKKNYLEKPVVKGKKEEKKKCNVSKISQPKGQKEISVEKKHSWNAPFLNSQINVAAQRRDAITHRILSARLHKIKELKNELADLHRKLEATVVENQFLKQLQLKHLKAIGKYENSQNNLPQIVVKHQNEVKNLRELLRKSQGKERAVSGKLKETDSELLKTKDALQALQKLSEDKHLAERDELTQRLSVLTTKMEGNDKQIQSLEKQLRLNNKAFTRQLAFENQKTLAAQAATKTLQMEIKHLQQKLKEKGRELEIRNIYTNQILRNLCDKEDYPKVSSTKSVQAERESVSLTSMRHQETQKSEAVPSLTTKGKKTRGNIGHKEKSIEIIHAISHCISKLPNQEDSKRKYEDLSKEEEHIEAQPCLENIGQQRERTEDQEKKTTLVKEEQELPPKRIQVIHPEGESGQEDDTVSEKSKRSPEISEMGEMPDKNAAPNIKIPFRQRKHYSFTEAIENLHHGLPASGGLANAGSTRCTHSTGKHHSHRGEQRLEHPTVTYEPSFGKSSRTKANDTAFREKKSSLMEELFGSGYVLEQNQTSTAVMKGPEETLQSKKMHHLPPSQASASNAFGDSKVTVVSSIKSSSPTEGKRKIII is encoded by the exons ATGTCATTGGCTGATCTAACAGAAACGAATCTAGACGGACATTTCCCCAGCGTGGCCTTAGAAAACGGCAGGAGGTCTGCAAAATGCCAGAGCAGCAGCCCAGGTTTTCCCAGGAACAGCAACGATTCCGACAAGAGTGTTGATTACAGCAGATCTCAGTGTTCCTGCAGAAGTTCAAGTTCTCACTACGATTATTCAGAAGACTTTCTCTCTGAATGTTCAGAAACCACGGCTAAAAAGAATTATTTAGAGAAGCCTgtagtaaaaggaaaaaaggaggagaagaaaaagtgtAATGTTTCTAAAATCTCCCAACCTAAAG GCCAGAAGGAGATCTCAGTGGAGAAAAAGCACAGCTGGAATGCACCATTTTTAAATTCTCAGATCAATGTGGCTGCCCAGAGACGAGATGCCATAACTCACCGCATACTCTCAGCGAGGCTTCACAAgattaaagaactgaaaaatgaATTAGCTGATCTACACCGCAAACTGGAGGCCACAGTCGTAGAAAACCAATTTCTGAAGCAACTCCAGCTTAAGCACTTGAAGGCTATAGGAAAATATGAGAATTCACAAAATAATCTACCTCAAATTGTGGTTAAACATCAGAACGAAGTAAAAAATTTAAGGGAGCTACTCAGGAAATcccagggaaaggaaagagccgtGTCTGGGAAACTTAAAGAAACAGACAGCGAGCTGTTGAAGACTAAAGATGCCTTGCAGGCACTGCAGAAACTTTCTGAAGACAAACATCTTGCAGAGAGGGATGAGCTTACTCAAAGATTGTCTGTTCTTACAACAAAAATGGAGGGAAATGACAAACAAATACAG AGCTTGGAGAAACAACTGAGGCTGAACAATAAAGCCTTTACTCGGCAGTTGGCCTTCGAGAACCAGAAGACCTTAGCAGCTCAAGCAGCTACAAAGActctgcaaatggaaataaaacacctTCAACAAAAACTTAAG GAGAAGGGTCGAGAGCTGGAAATTAGAAACATCTATACTAACCAGATACTTAGAAATTTATGTGACAAAGAAGATTATCCAAAAG TTTCTTCAACAAAGTCAGTACAAGCAGAAAGGGAAAGTGTTTCACTTACAAGTATGCGACACCAGGAAACCCAAAAATCGGAAGCCGTTCCATCTTTGACAACTAAG GGTAAAAAGACAAGAGGAAACATTGGTCATAAAGAAAAATCGATTGAAATAATCCATGCAATTTCTCACTGTATCAGTAAACTACCAAACCAAGAGGATTCCAAGAGAAAATATGAAG ATTTATCAAAGGAAGAGGAACATATAGAAGCACAGCCATGTCTAGAGAATATTGgacaacagagagagagaacagaagatcaagaaaagaaaaccactttaGTAAAAGAAGAACAGGAACTACCACCAAAAAGAATTCAAGTAATCCATCCCGAAGGGGAAAGTGGTCAGGAAGACGATACAGTAAGTGAAAAGTCTAAAAGAAGtccagaaataagtgaaatgggTGAAATGCCAGATAAAAATGCTGCTCCAAATATCAAAATACCCTTCAGACAAAGAAAGCATTATTCATTCACAGAAGCGATCGAAAACTTGCATCATGGGCTTCCTGCCTCAGGCGGGCTGGCCAATGCAGGCAGCACGAGGTGCACTCATAGCACAGGCAAGCACCACAGCCACAGGGGAGAACAGAGGCTGGAGCACCCTACTGTCACCTATGAACCCTCTTTCGGTAAATCTTCCAGAACAAAAGCAAATGACACAGctttcagagagaagaaaagcagTCTAATGGAAGAACTCTTTGGATCAGGCTATGTCTTAGAACAGAACCAAACAAGCACTGCTGTCATGAAGGGGCCTGAGGAGACTTTGCAGAGTAAGAAGATGCACCATCTACCCCCTAGTCAGGCCTCTGCCAGCAATGCTTTCGGAGATTCTAAAGTAACTGTGGTAAGTTCTATTAAGTCATCTTCACctacagaaggaaagagaaaaataattatttaa